The following is a genomic window from Hyphomicrobiales bacterium.
GAGCTGGAGTTGGCGGCATGAACGAACAAGAACTCGATTCAAACACGACGCAGTATGTAACAGTTGTTATTGGTGGCCAACTTTTCGGTATACCAATTGGTAAAGTGCATGATGTGTTTATGCCTGAGAGCATTACGCGGGTGCCACGCTCTGAAAATGAGATAGCAGGTGTGCTTAATCTACGTGGTCGTATCGTGACCGCAATTGATATGCGCCGCTTGCTTGGTTTGGGCGATCGCGACGAAGACGGCATCAAAATGGCTGTTGGTATTGAGTATCGTGGCGAATCTTATGGCTTTATTATCGATAATGTAGGCGAAGTGCTGAACTTGTCTGACGATAGCCGAGAAGCTAACCCGACAAATTTAAATAAAAATTGGACAAATATATCAGCGGGCGTTCATCGTTTAGAAGGACAACTGATGGTAATCTTGGACGTAGAGAAGCTACTTGGCAGTATGATGGAGCGCATCGCTGCTTAGCATATAAGTGTAAGATAAATGGGTGCCTGAAATGAAAAATTGTCTTGTTGTCGATGATTCAAGTGTAATTAGAAAAGTTGCACGTAGAATATTAGAAGATCTGAGCTTTGAAATAACAGAAGCAGAAGATGGGAAAATGGCATTGGATGAATGTGAATCCAAAATGCCGGATGCCATCCTTTTGGATTGGAACATGCCAGTCATGGATGGTTTGCAGTTCCTATCTGCTTTGCGTGATATGCCGGATGGTGAAAAGCCACAAGTTGTATTCTGTACCACTGAAAATGATGTTGGGCACATTGCACGAGCTATTCGTGCAGGGGCTAATGAGTACATCATGAAGCCATTTGATCGCGAAATTGTTCAAGCAAAATTCCAAGAAGTCGGGTTAATCGACTAGTTTTAAACTCTGGTGGCAACTAGGTAGTTTTCCTAGCGGGAGTAGTAATGGGTCGATTAGCGACTACAGATAGATCTAATGCCGATGCTGGTCGGAAAATTAGAGTCATGCTTGTTGACGATTCCGCAGTCGTAAGGGGATTGTTAAGTCGCTGGTTATCGGCTGAAGAAAACGTTGAAGTTGTAGCCCGATGTCATAATGGTCTACACGCTGTTCGCGAAATTGCTGACGTTCAACCAACTCTCGTTGTTCTTGATATTGAAATGCCTGAAATGGACGGATTAGAGGCGTTGCCGCATCTTCTTCGTGCATGTCCAGACGTCCGCATCCTGATTGCGTCCAGCTTATCTACCAAAAATGCTGAAATCAGTCTGACCGCACTTGCAAAAGGCGCGCATGAATATATTGCGAAGCCATCAACCAATAGCGGGCTATCCACGTCTAATGAATTTCGTGTCGATCTAATTACGCGTATTAATGCGTTGTGTGTTGGGCATGGTGGTCAGGCAAAAATGCTGACGGAGCGGGCTAAACCATCTGTTCCTTCGCCATATTCTTCTTTGCGTTCAAAGGCTGACAGTCCTTCTACTGATGCAAAGTCGGGCGCGAGCGCAAAAACTATGGGCGGTAGCGCTGCTTTAAACTCTGGTCGTGAAAAGCTCGATAAATTACGATCAACGAAGGCCGAAGTTGGTGCAAACGAGCTCATTCCTTTCAAGCAAGGTAAGCCTGAGATACTTTGCATAGGTAGCTCCACAGGTGGGCCGAGAGCGTTGCAGCAAGTGTTGCAAGAGGCCGCAAATGCTTTGGGTGATATACCGATTGTTCTTACTCAGCACATGCCTAAGTCTTTTACATCGGTGTTTGCAGACCACTTGAATAAAGCCTGTGGCTTGATTGTTAAAGAAGCCGAAGCTGGCGATATCTTGAAACCTGGCCATGTCTATGTTGCGCCTGGAAATCAACACCTCGTGTTCGAAAAATCAGGTGACGATACGCGTGTTGTTTTGGATGATGGGCCGCAAGTGAACTTTTGTAAGCCTGCAGTCGATAAAATGTTCACTTCAATCAGCAAACTTTATGGAAACAAAGTTCTGAGCGTCATTTTGACTGGAATGGGTAAAGACGGCGTTCTTGGTGGACGTGATATCATTGAAAAAGGCGGCAACGTGCTGGTCCAAGATGCTGAGACAAGCATCGTTTGGGGCATGCCAGGTGCTGCGTTTAACGCAGGCATTGCTTCGGCAAAACTTCCGCTCGATGCAATAGGCAAAAAGATATCGAAAATCGTTCAGGAGGGCACTCTATGACCCCTGAAATTTTCGACTTCTTCGCAAAATTTTTGAAAGAGCGTTCCGGCTTGTCTTTGCAAAAAGAAAAGCAATATTTGCTGGAAAATCGTTTGTCATCTGTAATGCGCAGTCATGACATTGCTGATCATAAAGCTCTGTTTGATATGGTGCGGAGTGACCCGAACGGGACGCTTGCTGGCGATGTTATTGAGAGCATGTCTGTTACAGAGACATCATTCTTCCGCGATGGCAAACCATTCGATTTGTTTTTGAAGCGCGCGCTTCCAGAAATACTGGATAATCGTCCTGTAGGACGTCCTATTCGTATTTGGAGTGCAGCATCTTCTTCTGGACAAGAAGCCTATACACTCGCGATTTTGTGTCGTGAGAACGCTGATTTGCTGGCTGGTCATAAGCTTGAAATCACGGCAACGGATATTTCGACCCAAGTGTTGGAAAAAGCGAAAGCCGGCATTTATAGCCAGTTTGAAGTTCAACGCGGTATGCCTGTTAAAATGCTGTTGAAATATTTCGATCAGGCTGGTGAATTATGGAAGCTGAAACCTGAAATCAAATCAATGGTTGAATTCCAACCGTTCAATTTGATGTCTCCATTCATCGGAATGCCTCAATACGACATTATTTTGTGCCGCAATGTTTTGATCTATTTCAACGTAGATATCAAAAAAGCTGTCTTAGAAAAGATGCATACTGTGATGGCGCCTGACGGCTTCTTGATGCTTGGTGGCGCTGAAACAGTTGTCGGTGTGTGCGATAAGTTTACTGTAGATCAGCAAGACCGAACGATCTTTAGAACTGATAAGCACGCTGCAGCAGTGAAACAGGTTCTCTCAGCCTAATTAAATCCGTTACACGTTTATGGTGACAATCCCCATTCGCTCCTTTTTAGGAGGGGAGGGGGCGATGTATTTTGCGTAAATAAAGGGCTGAAGAACATAAAAAACCCGCATCAAAAGATGCGGGTTTTTGTATTTGTTTTAAGAAGGTTCGCTTTATGCGCTTTGCAGAAGCTCTTCTTCAGATGGTTCACGAAGCACGTAGCCGCGTCCCCATACTGTTTCGATGTAGTTCGCGCCATCTGTTGCAGCTGCCAATTTCTTGCGGAGCTTACAGATGAATACGTCGATAATTTTAAGTTCTGGCTCATCCATACCGCCGTAAAGGTGGTTGAGGAACATCTCTTTGGTAAGGGTTGTACCCTTGCGCAATGAGAGAAGCTCGAGCATCTGGTACTCTTTGCCAGTGAGGTGAACGCGCTGACCGTTTACTTCGACAGTCTTCGTGTCGAGGTTCACTTTAAGGTCGCCCGTTGTAATGATTGACTGTGCGTGGCCTTTCGAGCGGCGAACAATTGCTTGAATACGAGCAACCAGTTCGTCTTTGTGGAAAGGTTTAGTCATATAGTCATCAGCACCAAAGCCAAGACCACGGACCTTATCTTCAATACCAGCGAGGCCTGAAAGGATCAAAATCGGCGTTTGAACCTTTGCGACACGTAAGGTTCTAAGAACCTCATATCCGCTCATATCTGGTAAGTTTAGGTCGAGGAGAATGATATCATAATCGTACAGTTTGCCGAGATCGACACCCTCTTCGCCTAGATCCGTCGTATACACATTAAATGCTTCCGACTTGAGCATTAGCTCTATACTTTGCGCTGTAGCGCTGTCGTCTTCAATCAGCAAGACTCGCATGCTAATCCCCTTGTATGATCCACCGTGTTTTCAGCCCAATGCGAACACTAGTGGGGGTTCTATTAACCTTCGACTCAGGACGCTACTCAGAAATGGTTAACAAATTCTGATTCCATCCTGCAAGGGTCTTAACGAATTTATTTTCATATCCAGTGCATTAAATATTAAGAGTGAGAAAAATTGAGGCTGCAGTCTTAAAAGTGGTAGACTGAAACACGAATCTTTTTCGCCCTTAGGCACGTGATATGGGTAAACAAATCACAAATTCCCTTTCGCATATTGTTAACGGGAAGTATGAACGAAAGGTTACCAAAGTAGGTTTTGATGGCAGAAAATGCAACTTTTACGAGATTAAACACACTTGTTGATGGTGCGACGCCTGTTAATCTTTTCGGTCGTGTGGTCGGTGTGCGTGGGTTGTTGGTGGAAATAGCAGGCCCTTTGCATGAGATGAATGTGGGCACACGTTTGCTCATTGAAAGTGGCAATCAACGCGACGGCGTCACCAAAGTTCTTTGTGAAGTTGTTGGTTTTGAAGGGGAGATTGCAAGCTGTTTGCCGTTTTCTTCGCTTGAAGGCGTGCGTCTTGGCTGCCCCGCAAAAGTTCTTGCAAGACAAGCAGTTGTAAGCCCCGGCATGCATTGGTTAGGCCGCGTGGTGAATGCTTTGGGCGATCCTGTGGATGGAAAAGGCGACTTAATAAGAGGCGATTTGCCTTATCCGTTAAGACAAAATCCGCCACCTGCCCACACGAGAAACCGGGTTGGCGAAGCGCTCGATATGGGTGTCAGAGTTATTAACACCTTCACCACCTGCTGCCTTGGTCAGCGCATGGGGATTTTTGCAGGTTCCGGTGTTGGCAAGTCTGTTTTGCTTTCTATGCTCACAAAAAATTCTGCTGCTGACGTGATTATTGTCGGTCTGGTGGGAGAACGAGGGCGCGAAGTTAAAGAATTTATCGAAGATGATTTGGGAGAAGAGGGCTTAGCGCGCGCAATTGTGGTTGTCGCGACCTCGGACGAATCAGCCCTCATGCGTCGCCAAGCAGCCTTCATGACCTTGACCATGGCCGAATATTTTCGCGACCAAGGCAAAAACGTTCTCTGCTTGATGGATAGTGTTACCCGCTTTGCCCAAGCTCAACGCGAAATTGGCTTGGCAGCCGGCGAACCACCAACCTCACGCGGCTATACGCCAACCGTTTTTACCGAACTTCCAAAATTGCTAGAGCGGGCAGGGCCGGGCACGGATGGGAACGGCTCTATAACGGGGCTGTTTACAGTGCTTGTTGAAGGCGACAACCATAATGAGCCGATTGCCGATGCCGTGCGCGGTATTTTGGATGGTCACATAGTGATGGAACGGGCCATTGCAGAACGCGGACGATATCCTGCCGTTAATGTGCTAAAATCGGTCTCAAGATCGATGCCAGATAGTACGCCAGAAGAATTTCGACCTTTAATAAAAAAGGCAAAAAATCACATGGCGACTTACGCAGACATGGAAGAACTCATTCAATTGGGCGCTTATCGGGCGGGAACAACACCGGCTGTAGACAACGCAATTGAGCTCCACCCTGCGTTTGAGACGTTTTTGACCCAAGGAAAGGGTGATGCAACATCCCTAACAGAAGGTTTCCAGGCTCTTGAGGCTATATTAAGCAATTGAGTTTACAGTGATCGATAGTGTCACGGGGAGTATTGAGTATGAAATCGCGTGAAAGCCTAATTCGTTTGAAACAATTCCAAGTTGACGAGAAGCGTCGCCAGTTATCTGCTATTGAAATCATGGTCAATGATTTTAAGCGCATGGCAACCGATCTCGACAACCAAATCTTAGCAGAACAAGAGCGCAGTGGTATCTCTGATATTACGCACTTTGCTTATCCGACCTTCGCAAAAGCTGCGATGACCCGTCGAGATAATCTTCTGCAATCAGCTGAAGACCTTTCAGGGCAGCTAGAAGCCGCACAAAATGCGCTTGGCGAAGCCGTTGAAGAGTTGAAAAAAGTTGAACTTCTAGAAGAGCGCGACCAAGGTCGCAGCCGAATGGAAGCTGAAGCTGCTGAACAAGCCGAACTTGACGAAGTCGGCATGCGCATGGCGCGCGGTTAAAGCGATTATCCGAGACACTCGAAAAAGCGTGGAGCGAAAGCTCCGCGCTTTTTTGTTTTGGGGGTGCATAGGGGCAGGTTGAGTGCGCAGAGCTAAGTCGTTACTTGGTTTGCAGACTGAACTATTGCTGCAACGCTCCGACGCAGTCATTTAGGCATGACGTATTTAGAAGGTTTCAAAGAATTCAGCATGTAGGCAACGTTGACGTCGTGAACGCAGGAAATTTCTTCATTCAAAACGTATGCTGACAATATCCTCAGAAGCCGTTTTCAATTGTCCAAATCAAGAATAAGCTTCCAACTGTTTTTCAGCCATCTTTCTTGCCCGCTTTACGCAATTTGAATCTGACAGCAGGTGGGTTTGAACCAAAGCACCTTCCAATAAAAGGTGAAGAGACAGAGCCATCTCATTAACATCAGGGCAATTTAGTTCTATCAAATCATCTTTGAACAACTGAATGATTGACTGTTTGTGGTCATTGGAAAATCTATGTGCTGGATGCTGAGGTTTGGAAAACTCAACTGACGCTTTTACAAAAATACATCCCGTGAAATCATCTGATTTGTGGAATTCTCTCTCTAGCCAAACATCGTACTTATCAAAAATTGTAAAAATTCGTTTGTGGGGCGCAGTTTTTTCTTCATCGGCTTGTAATTCTAGTGATTTAAAAAAACTTTTTGATCGGCGCTCCAGCACAGCAAGAATAAGTGCATCCTTATTGATGAAATTATTGTAGAGCGTCATCGCCGCAACATCAGCTTCTTTGGTTATCTGATTGATGCCAGTGGCGGCATAACCTTGTTTCTCAAAAAGCGTTTCTGCTGTGTCTAAAATGATATCTCGTTTTGTTGTTCTGCCCATGGTTTCCAACGCTAGTAATTATCAAACAAAACTTGAAAATATTTCATAATTTATACGTGCGGCAAAACCTATTGCAACCCATCATATCGTAGCAGTCAACCTAAAAGTGGGTGATGCTTTTTTAATCTAAAATTAG
Proteins encoded in this region:
- a CDS encoding chemotaxis protein CheW, with translation MNEQELDSNTTQYVTVVIGGQLFGIPIGKVHDVFMPESITRVPRSENEIAGVLNLRGRIVTAIDMRRLLGLGDRDEDGIKMAVGIEYRGESYGFIIDNVGEVLNLSDDSREANPTNLNKNWTNISAGVHRLEGQLMVILDVEKLLGSMMERIAA
- a CDS encoding response regulator, yielding MKNCLVVDDSSVIRKVARRILEDLSFEITEAEDGKMALDECESKMPDAILLDWNMPVMDGLQFLSALRDMPDGEKPQVVFCTTENDVGHIARAIRAGANEYIMKPFDREIVQAKFQEVGLID
- a CDS encoding chemotaxis response regulator protein-glutamate methylesterase; the encoded protein is MGRLATTDRSNADAGRKIRVMLVDDSAVVRGLLSRWLSAEENVEVVARCHNGLHAVREIADVQPTLVVLDIEMPEMDGLEALPHLLRACPDVRILIASSLSTKNAEISLTALAKGAHEYIAKPSTNSGLSTSNEFRVDLITRINALCVGHGGQAKMLTERAKPSVPSPYSSLRSKADSPSTDAKSGASAKTMGGSAALNSGREKLDKLRSTKAEVGANELIPFKQGKPEILCIGSSTGGPRALQQVLQEAANALGDIPIVLTQHMPKSFTSVFADHLNKACGLIVKEAEAGDILKPGHVYVAPGNQHLVFEKSGDDTRVVLDDGPQVNFCKPAVDKMFTSISKLYGNKVLSVILTGMGKDGVLGGRDIIEKGGNVLVQDAETSIVWGMPGAAFNAGIASAKLPLDAIGKKISKIVQEGTL
- a CDS encoding protein-glutamate O-methyltransferase CheR; translation: MTPEIFDFFAKFLKERSGLSLQKEKQYLLENRLSSVMRSHDIADHKALFDMVRSDPNGTLAGDVIESMSVTETSFFRDGKPFDLFLKRALPEILDNRPVGRPIRIWSAASSSGQEAYTLAILCRENADLLAGHKLEITATDISTQVLEKAKAGIYSQFEVQRGMPVKMLLKYFDQAGELWKLKPEIKSMVEFQPFNLMSPFIGMPQYDIILCRNVLIYFNVDIKKAVLEKMHTVMAPDGFLMLGGAETVVGVCDKFTVDQQDRTIFRTDKHAAAVKQVLSA
- a CDS encoding response regulator transcription factor translates to MRVLLIEDDSATAQSIELMLKSEAFNVYTTDLGEEGVDLGKLYDYDIILLDLNLPDMSGYEVLRTLRVAKVQTPILILSGLAGIEDKVRGLGFGADDYMTKPFHKDELVARIQAIVRRSKGHAQSIITTGDLKVNLDTKTVEVNGQRVHLTGKEYQMLELLSLRKGTTLTKEMFLNHLYGGMDEPELKIIDVFICKLRKKLAAATDGANYIETVWGRGYVLREPSEEELLQSA
- the fliI gene encoding flagellar protein export ATPase FliI, whose product is MAENATFTRLNTLVDGATPVNLFGRVVGVRGLLVEIAGPLHEMNVGTRLLIESGNQRDGVTKVLCEVVGFEGEIASCLPFSSLEGVRLGCPAKVLARQAVVSPGMHWLGRVVNALGDPVDGKGDLIRGDLPYPLRQNPPPAHTRNRVGEALDMGVRVINTFTTCCLGQRMGIFAGSGVGKSVLLSMLTKNSAADVIIVGLVGERGREVKEFIEDDLGEEGLARAIVVVATSDESALMRRQAAFMTLTMAEYFRDQGKNVLCLMDSVTRFAQAQREIGLAAGEPPTSRGYTPTVFTELPKLLERAGPGTDGNGSITGLFTVLVEGDNHNEPIADAVRGILDGHIVMERAIAERGRYPAVNVLKSVSRSMPDSTPEEFRPLIKKAKNHMATYADMEELIQLGAYRAGTTPAVDNAIELHPAFETFLTQGKGDATSLTEGFQALEAILSN
- the fliJ gene encoding flagellar export protein FliJ, which gives rise to MKSRESLIRLKQFQVDEKRRQLSAIEIMVNDFKRMATDLDNQILAEQERSGISDITHFAYPTFAKAAMTRRDNLLQSAEDLSGQLEAAQNALGEAVEELKKVELLEERDQGRSRMEAEAAEQAELDEVGMRMARG
- a CDS encoding TetR/AcrR family transcriptional regulator → MGRTTKRDIILDTAETLFEKQGYAATGINQITKEADVAAMTLYNNFINKDALILAVLERRSKSFFKSLELQADEEKTAPHKRIFTIFDKYDVWLEREFHKSDDFTGCIFVKASVEFSKPQHPAHRFSNDHKQSIIQLFKDDLIELNCPDVNEMALSLHLLLEGALVQTHLLSDSNCVKRARKMAEKQLEAYS